A section of the Bacteroidota bacterium genome encodes:
- a CDS encoding DmsE family decaheme c-type cytochrome — MKKLLYYLITATGVVFLFGAFDNAPRRPAPAAAITASAPTSASSGACNRTATAAGRSNSRTTPIVATTTYGPDACADCHDDEVAAFNRTTHSKSWQHGMACEQCHGDVTKHVESKGAEGTIVSTAKLTPQKLSETCLKCHEKTGEQEHAGLSEHARAGVSCVTCHDVHPSKEQKTLMNSEGKSAMIRGTQTELCFSCHKATEADFAKVTHHRMKEGVMNCTSCHNPHGSTNEHQLRAEGKALCVSCHQDKKGPFIYEHNASSVDGCTACHEQHGSGARNMLKNRDPRQLCMSCHTREMNANGATLGTGTPHSRAGLSLQTTGDCTRCHSEIHGSNRNQYFIQ, encoded by the coding sequence ATGAAGAAACTACTCTATTACCTCATAACAGCGACGGGGGTGGTGTTTCTCTTCGGTGCATTTGACAATGCTCCAAGACGACCCGCCCCAGCCGCAGCAATCACTGCGAGTGCACCGACGAGCGCCAGCTCGGGCGCGTGTAACCGCACCGCGACTGCGGCCGGACGGAGTAATTCCCGAACGACCCCGATCGTTGCGACCACCACGTACGGTCCGGATGCGTGTGCCGATTGTCATGATGATGAAGTTGCAGCGTTCAATCGAACGACGCACTCCAAGTCATGGCAGCACGGTATGGCATGCGAGCAGTGCCACGGCGATGTCACCAAGCATGTGGAGTCCAAGGGTGCAGAAGGGACGATCGTCAGCACCGCAAAGCTCACTCCGCAGAAGCTTTCGGAGACGTGCCTCAAGTGTCACGAGAAAACAGGCGAACAAGAACACGCTGGGCTTAGCGAACACGCTCGCGCCGGTGTCTCCTGCGTGACCTGCCACGATGTGCATCCGTCCAAAGAACAGAAGACGTTGATGAACAGCGAAGGCAAGAGCGCGATGATCCGCGGCACGCAAACAGAGCTTTGTTTCTCCTGTCATAAGGCGACCGAAGCCGACTTTGCGAAAGTCACACATCATCGTATGAAAGAGGGCGTGATGAACTGCACGAGTTGCCATAATCCGCATGGCTCGACCAATGAACATCAGCTTCGCGCGGAAGGCAAAGCACTGTGTGTTTCGTGCCATCAGGACAAAAAGGGCCCATTCATCTATGAGCATAATGCTTCTTCTGTCGATGGGTGCACCGCCTGCCACGAACAGCATGGCTCTGGCGCCCGCAACATGCTGAAGAACCGAGACCCACGGCAACTATGCATGAGCTGTCACACTCGCGAAATGAATGCGAACGGGGCCACCTTGGGGACCGGGACTCCGCATAGCCGCGCAGGACTCAGTTTGCAGACCACGGGTGACTGCACTCGATGCCACTCTGAGATTCACGGCTCGAACCGCAATCAGTACTTTATTCAATAG
- a CDS encoding DmsE family decaheme c-type cytochrome, with translation MKKLLYYLLTATGVVLLFSAFDSAPNRPTPTPVAGGAATSVNSGACMRASGIATTSTASSTPIVAKSTYGPDACADCHDDEVAAFNRTTHSKSWQHGMACEQCHGDVTKHVESKGAEGTIVNPANLTPQKLSETCLKCHEKTGEQSHIRISEHARAGVACVTCHDVHPSKEQKSTMNTVGKSAMIRGTQAELCLSCHPSVEADLSKPSHHKVIEGAMNCTSCHNPHGADKPHQLRADTKTLCVNCHQDKRGPFVYEHNAMGNDGCMACHENHGSAARNMLKVRDVRALCESCHSQDVGISPPHGRANLSLATEGDCTRCHMEIHGSNRNKYFIN, from the coding sequence ATGAAGAAACTACTCTATTATCTCCTCACAGCGACGGGGGTGGTGCTTCTCTTCAGCGCGTTTGACAGCGCGCCGAATAGACCCACACCTACGCCGGTTGCCGGAGGTGCTGCGACCAGCGTGAACTCGGGAGCCTGCATGCGGGCCTCCGGTATTGCTACGACGAGCACAGCCAGTTCCACTCCGATTGTCGCAAAATCCACCTACGGGCCGGACGCTTGCGCTGATTGCCATGACGATGAAGTCGCGGCGTTCAATCGAACGACACACTCCAAATCGTGGCAGCACGGTATGGCGTGCGAGCAATGTCACGGTGACGTAACAAAGCACGTGGAGTCCAAAGGCGCGGAAGGGACGATTGTCAATCCCGCAAATCTGACGCCGCAGAAGCTCAGTGAGACCTGCTTAAAGTGTCATGAAAAGACGGGCGAGCAAAGCCATATCCGCATCAGCGAACATGCCAGAGCGGGCGTCGCTTGCGTTACATGCCACGACGTTCATCCTTCGAAAGAACAGAAGAGCACGATGAATACGGTTGGCAAGAGCGCGATGATTCGCGGAACGCAGGCGGAACTCTGCCTTTCCTGTCACCCCAGCGTTGAAGCAGATCTTTCGAAACCATCGCACCATAAGGTGATCGAAGGCGCCATGAACTGCACCAGCTGCCACAACCCACACGGAGCCGATAAGCCCCATCAGTTGCGGGCTGATACGAAGACGCTTTGCGTCAACTGCCATCAGGATAAGCGTGGGCCGTTCGTCTACGAACATAACGCCATGGGCAATGATGGTTGCATGGCCTGCCATGAAAACCACGGATCCGCGGCTCGCAATATGCTGAAGGTAAGAGATGTCCGCGCACTCTGCGAGAGCTGTCATAGTCAGGACGTTGGAATCTCGCCACCACACGGTCGTGCAAATCTCAGCCTTGCCACGGAAGGCGATTGCACCCGATGTCACATGGAGATCCATGGCTCGAATCGAAACAAGTACTTTATTAACTAG
- a CDS encoding YceI family protein has translation MTHNAFLKVTFGLLFILTSLATGSSADGRRSISQTTITVHQDASSKGIKEAIYRLSGSKNVCIRLSGTTPIHDWTMCAIGLSGEARMLVTDDEGLTEVRALDFTLPVCNLKGEVKAMDNDAYTALKCDRYKNITFKLISATVEPKGQNAYSVSAMGNLTVAGVTRTVTLRMRSHMDADGTITFTGAEKLRMSDYNVERPSLLFGAIKAGDVMTLSYSLIFIK, from the coding sequence ATGACTCACAATGCTTTTCTCAAAGTCACATTCGGGTTGCTATTCATACTGACATCTTTAGCAACTGGATCGTCTGCAGATGGTCGTCGCAGCATCAGCCAGACAACTATTACTGTTCACCAGGACGCCTCATCTAAGGGAATCAAGGAAGCGATCTATAGACTGAGTGGCTCCAAGAATGTCTGTATTCGTCTCTCTGGGACAACTCCGATACACGATTGGACGATGTGCGCAATCGGACTTTCAGGGGAGGCCAGAATGCTGGTAACCGATGACGAAGGGCTCACGGAAGTGCGCGCGCTTGACTTCACCCTTCCGGTGTGCAATCTCAAGGGCGAAGTAAAAGCGATGGATAACGATGCTTACACGGCACTGAAGTGTGACCGTTATAAAAACATTACCTTCAAACTCATCTCGGCGACCGTTGAGCCGAAAGGGCAGAACGCATATTCCGTCAGCGCGATGGGCAACCTGACCGTCGCAGGAGTGACAAGGACCGTGACCCTTCGGATGCGTTCGCATATGGACGCGGATGGAACGATCACGTTCACAGGTGCTGAGAAATTAAGAATGTCAGATTACAACGTCGAGCGGCCATCACTCCTGTTCGGTGCGATCAAAGCCGGCGACGTTATGACTCTTTCCTACTCTCTGATATTCATCAAGTAA
- a CDS encoding YceI family protein, which translates to MLTKSIHHQMIRFVALFFVLLGIAQVASAQTAYKVGAQPVMTLYGTSTLHNWTMTAHAFACNAQFGLTGDNQLTSISGLSFSLPVHNLKSEHDGMNDNAYDALKADKYKDIVFKLTSAKVTSTGANKFQIMALGNLSIAGTTRPVTLTAAALVNADGSVSCSGTVPLKLSEYNIQRPTFMLGTMSVGDALTLNYALVFVK; encoded by the coding sequence ATGCTTACCAAATCCATCCATCACCAAATGATTCGTTTTGTAGCGCTCTTCTTTGTGCTGTTGGGAATAGCACAAGTAGCGAGTGCCCAAACAGCCTATAAGGTCGGCGCGCAACCGGTTATGACCTTATACGGGACTTCGACACTCCATAATTGGACAATGACGGCACATGCATTCGCATGCAATGCCCAATTCGGTCTTACCGGGGACAATCAACTGACTTCAATCAGTGGGCTTTCGTTCAGCTTACCGGTGCATAATCTCAAAAGCGAGCATGATGGCATGAACGATAATGCCTATGATGCACTCAAAGCTGACAAGTATAAGGACATTGTCTTCAAGCTCACATCCGCGAAAGTCACATCCACGGGAGCCAACAAATTTCAAATCATGGCTCTTGGTAATCTCTCTATTGCTGGAACGACTCGACCGGTAACACTCACCGCAGCCGCGCTGGTCAATGCAGATGGCTCTGTGAGCTGCAGCGGGACGGTGCCACTCAAGCTTTCAGAATATAACATTCAACGTCCAACCTTCATGCTCGGCACAATGAGCGTAGGCGATGCACTGACACTGAATTATGCTCTGGTCTTCGTAAAGTAA
- a CDS encoding OsmC family protein, which translates to MKASVRLDTTLRIIGTNAKGHETAFDTSVKGGGLDSAASPMEVVLEAVAACTAMDVVPIIRKRRKTVSEFSVDLIAERAVTDPKVFTKIDMNIRLTSPDATLSELARAIELSQTTYCSVSTMIARGGCVISWVAVLKDEKTQLEQQMSSAEFHRAKEIA; encoded by the coding sequence GTGAAAGCTTCAGTTCGTTTAGATACCACACTCCGAATCATTGGCACGAATGCGAAAGGCCACGAGACAGCGTTTGATACTAGTGTAAAGGGCGGTGGCTTGGACTCCGCCGCCAGCCCAATGGAAGTGGTCCTCGAGGCGGTGGCCGCATGCACAGCAATGGATGTGGTGCCTATTATTCGCAAGCGTCGGAAGACCGTCTCGGAGTTTTCCGTTGATCTGATTGCTGAACGAGCGGTTACCGATCCGAAGGTCTTTACCAAAATCGACATGAACATTCGACTTACGAGCCCAGATGCGACGCTGAGTGAATTAGCTCGTGCGATCGAGCTCTCGCAAACGACCTATTGCAGCGTTAGCACCATGATTGCCCGTGGTGGATGCGTCATTTCCTGGGTAGCGGTGCTCAAGGACGAGAAGACACAACTGGAACAACAGATGTCATCAGCGGAATTTCACCGGGCTAAAGAAATTGCGTAA
- a CDS encoding cytochrome c, whose protein sequence is MKKLALPVVLGLTTVILTSAGRLTPSASSGKAIFEQYKCSKCHTISSQGIEREGTPPAGGKLPPDLSGVGLRHDAAWMTKWLLKEEEQNGKKHMKKFTGPDDELKTLTTWLATLKKK, encoded by the coding sequence ATGAAGAAACTCGCACTCCCCGTAGTCCTAGGCCTTACGACTGTCATTCTCACGAGCGCTGGACGGCTCACCCCTTCGGCCAGTTCGGGAAAGGCTATTTTTGAGCAGTATAAATGTTCGAAATGCCATACGATCTCATCTCAGGGCATCGAACGCGAAGGTACTCCTCCTGCAGGTGGTAAGTTGCCTCCGGATCTTTCCGGAGTCGGCCTGAGACATGATGCGGCCTGGATGACAAAGTGGCTGCTCAAAGAAGAAGAGCAAAATGGTAAGAAACACATGAAGAAGTTTACCGGCCCCGATGATGAGCTCAAGACACTCACGACCTGGCTCGCTACGTTAAAGAAGAAGTAA
- a CDS encoding NapC/NirT family cytochrome c produces the protein MITPLEALIGLIVVTAIIDVYLIYRPAVSKNGGGKLLGFIGIFLLPLLICTMSLETHMELSKRTEFCLSCHVMKTHGMSLYVDDKEYIPAVHFQNHRIPKDQACFTCHTTYTLYGDYAAKMRGLRHIYYQYIGTIPDTIHLYEPFSNRECLHCHEGARSFEEQSIHLSTPGLLDSIKRNQLSCLSSGCHDIAHDIKSLPTATFWRPEAKYQPDWMLDSTRMKAELALIKADHQFGHKTVPAVPTSLAN, from the coding sequence ATGATCACACCACTCGAAGCACTCATCGGACTGATCGTTGTAACGGCGATCATCGATGTTTATCTCATATACCGGCCTGCCGTTTCAAAGAACGGTGGCGGCAAACTACTTGGATTCATCGGCATCTTCCTTCTTCCATTGCTGATCTGCACCATGTCGCTTGAAACCCACATGGAGCTCTCCAAGCGGACCGAATTCTGTCTCTCCTGCCATGTCATGAAGACTCATGGCATGAGTCTCTATGTCGATGACAAAGAGTATATTCCTGCCGTTCACTTTCAGAATCATCGCATTCCGAAAGATCAAGCCTGCTTCACATGCCACACAACTTACACGCTGTATGGCGATTATGCCGCAAAGATGCGTGGATTGCGACACATCTACTATCAGTATATCGGTACGATCCCCGATACAATCCATCTGTACGAACCATTCAGCAATCGCGAATGCCTGCATTGCCATGAAGGAGCGCGCTCCTTCGAGGAACAATCGATTCATCTGAGCACACCGGGACTCCTGGATTCGATCAAGCGCAATCAACTGTCATGCTTATCCAGTGGTTGTCATGACATTGCCCATGACATCAAGAGCCTGCCGACGGCAACATTCTGGAGACCGGAGGCAAAGTATCAACCAGATTGGATGCTTGATTCAACCAGGATGAAAGCAGAGCTCGCACTCATAAAGGCTGATCATCAATTTGGCCATAAGACAGTACCGGCAGTTCCAACCTCTTTAGCCAACTAA
- a CDS encoding c-type cytochrome, with translation MMSKRSLTTSLAVLGFLAMGFTPGHPAEKDGKAIFLDSKCSNCHSISSEGIKGLRPEGGAKPSDLSNVGSKFKSEWFEKWLMKEETLYNKKHMKKFKGSAEELHTLANWLETLKGEKK, from the coding sequence ATGATGTCAAAACGATCTCTTACCACGTCTCTTGCTGTTCTTGGATTCCTTGCAATGGGCTTCACCCCAGGTCATCCAGCCGAAAAAGACGGCAAGGCGATTTTTCTCGATAGCAAATGTTCGAATTGTCATTCCATCTCTTCGGAAGGCATTAAGGGGCTCCGGCCGGAAGGCGGAGCGAAACCGAGCGATCTTTCGAATGTCGGCAGCAAATTCAAATCCGAGTGGTTCGAAAAATGGCTGATGAAAGAAGAGACGCTATACAATAAAAAGCACATGAAGAAGTTCAAAGGCTCTGCGGAAGAACTTCACACCCTTGCAAATTGGCTTGAGACCCTCAAGGGCGAGAAAAAATAG
- a CDS encoding cytochrome c yields the protein MKKLAVSLLMTLVVAALSSASTLGSSGKAIFEQYKCSKCHSVTSQGIERSGPAAEGKQSPDLSGAGLKHDAAWIQKWLVKEETLNGKKHIKKFSGSDDELKTLAGWLAGLKKK from the coding sequence ATGAAGAAACTCGCAGTATCTCTCTTGATGACCCTGGTTGTCGCTGCCTTGAGTAGTGCAAGCACGTTGGGTAGCTCTGGCAAGGCAATCTTCGAACAATACAAGTGCTCGAAGTGCCATTCAGTCACCTCGCAGGGGATCGAACGAAGTGGCCCCGCGGCTGAGGGTAAGCAATCACCCGATCTTTCGGGTGCCGGCCTCAAACATGATGCAGCCTGGATCCAAAAGTGGCTCGTCAAAGAAGAGACTCTCAATGGCAAGAAGCACATCAAGAAGTTCTCTGGCTCGGATGATGAGTTAAAGACGCTTGCTGGATGGTTGGCTGGGCTCAAAAAGAAATGA
- a CDS encoding ubiquinol-cytochrome c reductase iron-sulfur subunit, with product MIEERTDIEMLETKPEQTVAIRTDDHDGHRDPSRRSFLRWFLGIGSVSVAGVLSVPLIRFALDPLMRTTTQTDWSDLGPASDFAEVNVPQKRTISITQMDGWRKVVMEKSIYVVKGNDGVLSVFTATCPHLGCSVKWVDTNNQFKCPCHNGAFSPEGKLISGPPPRDLDTLESRLVDGHLQIRYQSFRQLVKTKEVLA from the coding sequence ATGATTGAAGAACGAACCGATATTGAAATGCTTGAGACAAAACCTGAACAAACTGTCGCCATACGCACCGATGATCATGATGGACATCGCGATCCCAGTCGTCGATCGTTCTTGCGGTGGTTCCTTGGGATCGGATCGGTCTCCGTCGCCGGAGTGCTCTCCGTTCCTCTGATTCGCTTCGCACTGGATCCGCTCATGCGGACGACGACACAAACCGACTGGAGTGATTTGGGGCCGGCATCCGACTTTGCGGAAGTGAACGTTCCACAGAAGCGGACGATCTCCATTACCCAAATGGATGGCTGGCGAAAAGTGGTGATGGAAAAATCCATCTATGTCGTCAAAGGCAACGATGGTGTCCTAAGTGTATTTACGGCCACGTGCCCCCACTTAGGCTGCTCGGTGAAGTGGGTAGATACTAACAATCAATTCAAGTGCCCTTGCCATAACGGTGCATTCTCTCCGGAAGGCAAACTGATTTCCGGGCCACCGCCCCGTGATCTGGATACACTTGAGTCCCGCCTTGTCGATGGACATCTTCAAATTCGCTATCAGTCATTCCGTCAGCTCGTGAAGACGAAGGAAGTACTGGCCTAA